In candidate division KSB1 bacterium, a single genomic region encodes these proteins:
- the iorA gene encoding indolepyruvate ferredoxin oxidoreductase subunit alpha, with protein sequence MKHLLSGNEAVARGAWEAGVEIAAAYPGTPSTEIMANVATYDEIYAEWSVNEKVAFEVAYGAAIGGRRALAAMKHVGVNVAADALMTSSYIGTNAGFVLAVADDPGMHSSQNEQDTRIYARFAQVPLLEPGSSQEAKDMVVQAFEISEQFDTPVILRLSTRICHGKGVVEFKDRVVPAQKAYRKDAKKYVMVPAHARGRHVQVRERTNALLEYSESSPLNVVTKCDSQVGVITSGVSYTYAREVFPQASFFKLGVSHPLPIATLTEFAKQHKTVYVIEELEPVIEDELKKQGIEVIGKNKLPCTGEYSPELLRQNLLGAQPTEPESGLPGRPPVMCAGCPHRAVFSVLKSMNAVVSGDIGCYTLSTLPPLNTMDTCLCMGASVGLAQGLVRSLPQRKAKKTVSVLGDSTFIHSGIPSLANAVYNQANITLIILDNRITAMTGHQDNPGTGKTLKGKTVPEFNFEAVARVMGAGFVRSIDPIDKDLTHETIQSAMEFDGPAVVVAKRPCVLVDRQQFEGHMQIDPELCTECKRCLQIGCPSISIHDGKVVIDDSMCFGCSVCQQICPSDAIRRVK encoded by the coding sequence ATGAAACATCTTTTATCCGGAAATGAAGCGGTGGCGCGCGGCGCCTGGGAAGCCGGAGTCGAGATTGCGGCCGCTTATCCCGGTACACCGAGCACTGAAATAATGGCCAATGTGGCCACCTATGATGAAATATATGCTGAATGGTCTGTGAACGAAAAAGTGGCATTCGAAGTGGCGTACGGCGCGGCCATTGGCGGACGCCGCGCGCTGGCTGCAATGAAGCACGTGGGGGTCAATGTGGCGGCTGACGCGCTGATGACCAGTTCCTATATCGGCACCAATGCCGGATTTGTACTGGCGGTTGCGGATGATCCGGGCATGCACAGCTCCCAGAACGAGCAGGACACGCGAATTTACGCCCGATTCGCCCAGGTCCCGCTGCTGGAGCCCGGTTCCAGTCAGGAAGCCAAGGATATGGTCGTGCAGGCGTTTGAAATCAGCGAACAGTTTGATACGCCGGTGATTCTGCGTCTGTCCACCCGAATTTGTCACGGCAAGGGCGTGGTGGAGTTTAAAGATCGTGTGGTCCCGGCACAGAAAGCTTATCGCAAAGATGCGAAAAAGTATGTCATGGTGCCGGCGCATGCGCGCGGCCGGCATGTGCAGGTGCGCGAACGCACAAACGCGCTGCTGGAATACAGCGAATCCAGTCCGCTGAATGTTGTCACAAAATGTGATTCACAGGTGGGTGTGATCACCAGCGGTGTGAGTTACACCTATGCGCGCGAGGTCTTTCCGCAGGCGTCCTTTTTCAAGCTGGGGGTTTCACATCCCCTGCCCATTGCAACATTGACTGAATTTGCCAAACAGCACAAAACCGTCTATGTCATTGAAGAGCTGGAACCGGTGATCGAGGATGAACTGAAAAAGCAGGGAATTGAGGTCATTGGCAAAAATAAATTGCCGTGTACCGGCGAATATTCTCCGGAACTGCTGCGGCAAAACCTGCTGGGTGCTCAGCCTACCGAGCCTGAATCCGGGCTGCCCGGCCGTCCGCCGGTGATGTGCGCCGGATGTCCGCACCGGGCCGTGTTCAGTGTGTTGAAATCCATGAACGCCGTGGTCAGCGGCGATATCGGCTGTTACACGCTGAGCACGCTGCCGCCCCTGAACACCATGGACACCTGTCTGTGTATGGGCGCCAGTGTGGGCCTGGCTCAGGGACTGGTTCGGTCTCTGCCGCAGCGCAAAGCAAAGAAAACCGTGAGCGTGCTGGGTGATTCCACGTTTATTCATTCCGGTATTCCCAGTCTGGCCAATGCGGTCTACAATCAGGCCAATATCACCCTCATCATTCTGGACAACCGCATCACCGCCATGACCGGACATCAGGACAATCCGGGGACCGGCAAAACCCTAAAGGGAAAAACCGTGCCCGAGTTTAATTTTGAAGCCGTGGCGCGCGTGATGGGCGCTGGATTTGTGCGCAGCATCGATCCCATTGACAAGGATCTGACGCATGAAACGATTCAGTCGGCTATGGAGTTTGACGGTCCGGCTGTGGTGGTGGCCAAACGTCCCTGCGTACTGGTGGACCGTCAGCAATTTGAGGGGCATATGCAGATCGATCCCGAACTGTGCACCGAGTGCAAACGCTGTTTGCAGATCGGATGCCCGTCCATCAGCATTCATGACGGCAAAGTGGTGATTGACGACAGTATGTGTTTTGGATGCAGTGTGTGTCAGCAGATCTGTCCGTCTGATGCGATCCGGAGGGTAAAGTAG
- a CDS encoding indolepyruvate oxidoreductase subunit beta → MSETINILIVGVGGQGIILASKVLANTALAAGLDVKQSEVHGMAQRGGSVSSHVRFGEKVDSPTIERGRADVLLSFELMESLRWVDALKPDGVVIVNTQQIDPMPVASGKAEYPDDVLTKLESHCAALYPVDGRDLAGTAGHIKSVNVVLLGVLSTLLQFNESAWISAIQNQVPKKTIEINNKAFQLGREQRK, encoded by the coding sequence ATGAGCGAGACAATCAATATATTAATTGTGGGTGTGGGCGGTCAGGGAATTATTCTGGCCAGTAAAGTGCTGGCCAACACGGCATTGGCGGCGGGACTGGATGTCAAACAGAGCGAAGTGCACGGCATGGCACAGCGCGGCGGTTCGGTGTCCAGTCACGTGCGTTTTGGTGAAAAAGTGGATTCGCCGACCATTGAACGCGGCAGGGCGGATGTGCTTTTGTCATTCGAATTGATGGAATCGCTGCGCTGGGTTGATGCACTGAAACCTGACGGTGTCGTGATCGTCAATACGCAGCAGATCGATCCCATGCCTGTGGCCAGCGGCAAAGCCGAGTATCCGGATGATGTGCTGACAAAACTGGAATCGCACTGTGCGGCGCTGTACCCGGTGGACGGACGCGACCTGGCCGGAACCGCCGGACATATCAAGAGTGTGAATGTCGTGCTGCTGGGCGTGCTGTCGACATTGCTGCAATTTAATGAATCCGCATGGATCAGCGCCATTCAGAATCAGGTGCCGAAGAAAACAATCGAAATCAATAATAAAGCGTTTCAACTGGGACGCGAACAGCGCAAGTGA
- a CDS encoding ACT domain-containing protein translates to MNGHYKGDRTYASTSNFYFYGKPRRTAAEITGILGKEKVNIRALALADTSDFGILRLIVDKPDYTLEILRKEGFTLRENTVIACAVEDKPGGLNKILSVLADVNISVEYMYGFVEENSKEAVMVIRVEYTEKAIETLMENNVTLLKGEQIYSM, encoded by the coding sequence ATGAACGGGCATTATAAAGGAGACAGGACCTATGCAAGTACGTCAAATTTCTATTTTTATGGAAAACCGCGCCGGACGGCTGCGGAAATTACCGGTATCCTGGGCAAGGAAAAAGTAAATATCCGCGCCCTGGCTCTGGCGGATACTTCGGATTTCGGTATTTTGCGTCTCATCGTCGATAAACCGGATTATACCCTGGAGATTCTGCGCAAGGAAGGATTTACCCTTCGGGAAAATACCGTGATTGCCTGTGCGGTGGAGGACAAACCTGGCGGTCTGAACAAAATTCTGAGCGTGCTGGCCGATGTCAATATTAGTGTCGAGTACATGTACGGTTTTGTTGAAGAAAATTCCAAAGAAGCTGTGATGGTCATCCGGGTGGAATACACGGAAAAAGCCATCGAGACGCTCATGGAAAACAATGTCACGCTTTTGAAAGGCGAACAGATTTATTCAATGTAA
- a CDS encoding PaaI family thioesterase, whose protein sequence is MSLKKIKEFFEKRDRFAAHNDIELVSVETGKAVASMRIQDKHLNGAEVVHGGALFTLADYAFAAATNSHGTFSLAINVNIQFIKGVSSGVVTAYAQEIAVNSKLSSCRVTIYDESNEIIATFQGLAYRKNKPLPV, encoded by the coding sequence ATGAGTTTGAAAAAGATCAAAGAATTTTTCGAAAAACGCGACCGCTTTGCCGCACATAATGATATTGAACTTGTTTCTGTAGAAACGGGCAAGGCGGTTGCGAGCATGCGCATTCAAGACAAGCATCTGAACGGCGCTGAGGTGGTGCATGGCGGCGCGTTGTTTACGCTGGCCGATTATGCGTTTGCAGCCGCAACCAATTCACACGGAACGTTTTCACTGGCGATTAATGTGAACATTCAGTTCATCAAGGGAGTTAGCAGCGGTGTGGTGACCGCGTATGCGCAAGAGATTGCGGTGAATTCCAAGCTGTCGTCCTGCCGGGTGACGATTTATGACGAGTCCAATGAGATAATCGCGACATTTCAGGGGCTGGCTTATCGTAAAAACAAACCATTACCCGTCTAA
- a CDS encoding FlgD immunoglobulin-like domain containing protein: protein MYPNPFNPNTTIDIKLEKNSAIKLCIYNTSGRLVRVITDRFLRAGLHSFAWNGVDRNGIPAASGVYLIRLQTAAHQVIRQATLLK, encoded by the coding sequence GTGTATCCGAATCCGTTTAATCCAAATACGACAATTGATATCAAGCTTGAAAAAAACAGCGCGATCAAGCTTTGCATCTATAACACAAGCGGACGGCTTGTCCGGGTCATCACTGACCGGTTTTTACGCGCCGGTTTGCATTCGTTTGCCTGGAATGGTGTTGACCGCAACGGGATTCCGGCTGCGTCCGGCGTTTATCTGATCAGACTGCAAACCGCGGCTCATCAGGTAATCCGGCAGGCGACGCTGCTTAAATAA
- a CDS encoding insulinase family protein yields the protein MYGNADLDKELAFINEQYLAAYEKSDAEVSFALQEPFDQMKKVTEYYPISEGTDTTGQSYLSLSLVCGKNTDQKLRYALDILSDVLINQESAPVRLALQKAEIGRDVSAFIDPMKQMVFQIRVQNADPAQDEQFKSIVRNTLQQVVEEGVDSTAVRGTLNRLEFRKREGMTRKKV from the coding sequence TTGTATGGAAACGCGGATCTGGATAAAGAACTAGCGTTTATCAATGAGCAATATCTCGCTGCCTATGAAAAATCCGATGCAGAGGTTTCCTTTGCCCTGCAGGAACCTTTTGATCAAATGAAAAAGGTGACGGAATATTATCCGATTTCAGAGGGCACGGACACAACCGGTCAATCCTACCTTTCGTTGAGCCTGGTGTGCGGAAAGAATACGGATCAAAAATTGCGCTATGCGCTTGATATACTCAGTGATGTGTTGATTAATCAGGAATCCGCGCCGGTCCGTTTAGCGCTGCAAAAGGCCGAAATTGGCCGCGATGTCAGCGCCTTTATCGATCCCATGAAGCAAATGGTGTTTCAGATTCGGGTGCAGAATGCTGATCCGGCGCAGGACGAACAGTTTAAATCCATTGTAAGGAACACGCTGCAGCAGGTTGTAGAAGAAGGTGTGGATTCAACGGCTGTGCGCGGCACTTTGAACCGTCTTGAATTCCGCAAACGGGAGGGGATGACGCGCAAAAAGGTCTGA
- the trxA gene encoding thioredoxin, which yields MATVNLTMDKLEDTLKNNDIVLIDFWAEWCGPCKMFGPIYESVSEKHPDIAFTKVDTEKEQELAGAFGIQSIPTLAIFRDNILIFKQPGALPQQALEDVIKQVRELDMDEVRAEVEKQKAEQAEAN from the coding sequence ATGGCAACTGTAAATCTTACAATGGATAAACTTGAAGATACATTGAAAAATAATGATATTGTTTTGATAGATTTTTGGGCGGAATGGTGCGGACCCTGCAAAATGTTCGGTCCGATTTATGAAAGCGTATCGGAAAAACACCCTGATATTGCGTTTACCAAGGTAGATACCGAAAAAGAGCAGGAACTGGCCGGCGCATTCGGTATTCAATCGATTCCCACCTTGGCAATTTTCCGCGACAATATTCTCATTTTCAAGCAACCGGGCGCTTTGCCGCAGCAAGCCCTGGAGGATGTTATCAAACAGGTGCGCGAACTCGATATGGATGAGGTCCGGGCCGAGGTTGAAAAGCAAAAAGCAGAGCAAGCAGAAGCCAATTAA
- a CDS encoding glycoside hydrolase family 97 protein, producing the protein MKTSRCLLFVLFISSILSAASSYKCVSPDGRVEVTAALTQNKRLVFWVDFKDRPLIQQSNTGLVFKDMPEMISNWQVLDARKTEYTHTWQRLWGKRKNVMNHYRELILELQESEKPNRHLNMHFRVYNDGVALRYHIPKQSAIDSFSLTGDLTEFDLGFDCDVWAVSYGGYASHQESEFYKQRIADLDSETVYGLPMLIQHSDSVWLSIAEADLTDWAGMYLGRAGNDYSLRTLMAPLPGHDPVCVRSAAPRVSPWRVIMIGESAGDFIESDLIANLNDPCAIEHTDWIKPGKCAWDWWWCNRYAPDAEFELGSNTRTMQYFIDFSSEMSWPYQLVDWQWYGEPFQPTEDHPNAPNPDVNITRSTDQIDIPGLVEYAREKNVRLWLWLEWNHADRQMQEAFPLYEKWGIAGVKVDFMARDDQEMVNFYHRLVKKAAEHHLLVNFHGAYKPTGFSRTYPNLLTREGVLGNEYNKWSDRITPEHTLTLAYTRAMLGEMDFTPGGFVNVMPDSFVTENKAPSPMVMGTRCRQLAMMIVYESALQVLCDSPYNYRNSPAGLDVLRNVPTTWDDTKVPVSNVDDYIVVARRTGKDWYIGALTDGQARTVDIPLGFLQEDVSYSAQIWRDAPDADRFPQKLTKRTINVMKETVIQAEMAPAGGFVMHIQPEQVK; encoded by the coding sequence ATGAAAACCTCACGCTGTTTGCTTTTTGTACTGTTTATTTCGTCAATTTTATCTGCTGCCAGCTCCTATAAATGTGTTTCACCGGACGGTCGTGTAGAGGTTACAGCCGCATTGACGCAGAACAAACGATTGGTATTCTGGGTTGATTTCAAAGATCGACCGCTCATCCAACAGTCGAATACCGGTTTGGTTTTCAAAGATATGCCTGAGATGATTTCTAACTGGCAGGTCCTTGATGCCCGGAAAACGGAATATACTCATACCTGGCAGCGTCTTTGGGGCAAACGAAAAAATGTCATGAATCACTATCGTGAGCTCATTCTTGAACTGCAGGAATCAGAAAAGCCGAACCGACATTTAAACATGCATTTCCGGGTTTATAATGACGGTGTTGCCTTGCGTTACCATATCCCCAAACAGTCTGCAATTGATTCATTTTCGTTGACGGGGGATTTGACGGAATTTGATTTGGGATTTGATTGCGATGTCTGGGCGGTCAGCTACGGCGGCTATGCCTCGCATCAGGAGTCTGAATTTTATAAACAGCGAATTGCCGACCTTGATTCTGAAACCGTGTACGGCCTGCCGATGCTCATTCAACATTCTGATTCCGTGTGGCTGTCGATTGCGGAAGCGGATTTAACGGACTGGGCCGGGATGTATCTCGGGCGCGCCGGAAATGACTATTCATTGCGGACTTTGATGGCTCCGCTGCCCGGACATGACCCGGTGTGTGTGCGCTCTGCTGCGCCGCGCGTTTCACCGTGGCGTGTGATCATGATCGGTGAATCTGCCGGCGATTTTATCGAATCGGATTTAATCGCCAATCTGAATGACCCGTGCGCCATAGAACATACGGACTGGATCAAACCGGGAAAATGCGCCTGGGACTGGTGGTGGTGCAACCGCTACGCCCCGGATGCGGAGTTTGAGCTGGGTTCAAATACCCGAACCATGCAGTATTTTATCGACTTTAGTTCAGAAATGAGCTGGCCGTATCAATTGGTGGACTGGCAGTGGTACGGCGAGCCGTTTCAGCCCACAGAGGATCATCCGAATGCACCGAATCCGGATGTGAATATTACCCGGTCTACAGATCAAATTGACATCCCCGGCCTGGTCGAGTATGCGCGTGAAAAGAATGTGCGCCTGTGGCTGTGGCTGGAATGGAATCATGCCGACCGGCAGATGCAGGAAGCGTTTCCGCTGTATGAAAAATGGGGCATTGCCGGCGTCAAAGTGGATTTCATGGCGCGGGATGATCAGGAGATGGTGAATTTTTATCACCGGTTGGTGAAAAAAGCGGCGGAACATCATTTGTTGGTAAATTTTCACGGCGCTTATAAACCCACCGGATTCAGTCGCACCTACCCGAATCTGTTGACCCGCGAAGGCGTTCTGGGCAATGAATATAACAAATGGAGTGACCGCATCACCCCGGAACATACTTTGACTCTGGCCTATACACGCGCTATGCTGGGCGAAATGGATTTTACGCCTGGCGGATTTGTCAATGTGATGCCGGATTCTTTTGTCACAGAAAATAAAGCACCGTCACCGATGGTCATGGGAACCCGCTGCCGCCAGCTGGCCATGATGATCGTTTATGAGAGCGCGCTGCAGGTGCTGTGCGATTCGCCCTATAACTATCGCAACAGTCCGGCCGGTCTGGATGTGCTGCGCAATGTGCCCACCACCTGGGATGACACCAAAGTGCCGGTTTCCAATGTGGATGATTATATTGTGGTTGCCCGTAGAACCGGTAAAGACTGGTATATCGGCGCTCTGACCGACGGACAAGCCCGGACGGTGGATATTCCGTTGGGATTTCTTCAGGAGGATGTGTCTTATTCGGCTCAAATTTGGCGGGATGCACCGGACGCTGATCGGTTCCCGCAAAAACTGACAAAAAGAACAATAAATGTGATGAAAGAAACGGTGATTCAGGCTGAGATGGCGCCGGCAGGCGGATTTGTGATGCATATACAGCCTGAACAGGTGAAATAA
- a CDS encoding glycoside hydrolase family 2 TIM barrel-domain containing protein: MKIHILFLFLLFAVNLRAMPLINVDHRETVSLNGKWSIVIDPYQMGYYDYRYQPSANGFFKNEKPQKRWERVEYSFDTDLQLNVPGDWNSQKESLYLYEGTIWYQNYFQVQPKPDERLFLYFGAVNYHARVYLNGEKLGEHIGGFTPFHFEITDQVKAGKNDLILMVDNTRHMQAVPTVNTDWFNYGGITRRVMLVRTHETFIRDYRIQLDPENSEKMTGFVQLDGVQKKQKIEIHIPEAGIREATETDADGRAEIQFNHNLKLWSPETPKLYDVIIKTETYTLSDRIGFRSIGTEGTSILLNGEPVYLRGICIHEEAPYEDGSRAFSEDHARILLGWAKDLGCNFVRLAHYPHNEWMTRVADELGLMLWSEIPVYWTIQWKNQHTYENAENQLTEMINRDKNRASVILWSMANETPLSEARLDFLTSLAQQARALDPTRLLTAAMERHYTDEYTLLIDDPFGEVVDVLGCNEYIGWYDGLPAKCDSITWTSAYNKPVIISEFGAGALYNMHGDSLTRWSEEFQASVYRHNIDMLNKVDFIQGMTPWILKDFRSPRRPLPRIQDFWNRKGLISDQGQRKLAFYELQKYYKCKAE, encoded by the coding sequence ATGAAGATTCATATTCTTTTTCTATTTTTACTGTTTGCTGTAAATTTAAGGGCTATGCCGCTCATCAATGTGGATCATCGCGAAACGGTGTCCCTGAACGGCAAGTGGTCCATTGTGATCGATCCCTATCAGATGGGTTATTACGATTATCGGTACCAACCCAGCGCCAACGGATTTTTTAAAAATGAAAAACCGCAAAAGCGCTGGGAGCGCGTAGAGTACAGCTTTGATACAGACCTGCAGCTGAATGTTCCGGGTGACTGGAATTCTCAGAAAGAATCGCTTTATCTGTACGAAGGCACTATCTGGTATCAGAACTATTTTCAGGTGCAGCCCAAACCTGATGAACGGCTGTTCCTGTATTTCGGGGCTGTTAATTATCACGCCCGGGTCTATTTGAACGGTGAAAAACTGGGTGAACATATCGGGGGATTCACGCCGTTCCATTTCGAGATTACCGATCAGGTCAAAGCGGGGAAAAATGACCTGATCCTCATGGTGGACAATACACGTCATATGCAAGCGGTGCCCACTGTAAATACGGACTGGTTCAATTACGGCGGTATCACCCGACGGGTCATGCTGGTGCGCACCCATGAAACATTTATCCGGGATTACAGGATACAACTGGATCCTGAAAACAGTGAGAAAATGACGGGATTTGTGCAGCTGGACGGTGTACAAAAGAAACAAAAAATAGAAATTCATATTCCGGAGGCAGGCATCCGGGAGGCAACCGAGACAGATGCGGATGGCCGGGCTGAAATACAATTCAATCATAATCTGAAACTTTGGTCTCCTGAAACACCAAAATTGTACGATGTGATCATCAAGACAGAAACGTATACGCTGTCCGACCGGATCGGATTCCGCTCTATCGGGACCGAGGGAACATCGATACTGCTCAACGGTGAACCCGTCTATTTGCGTGGAATCTGTATTCACGAAGAAGCCCCGTATGAAGACGGCTCGCGTGCTTTTTCCGAGGATCATGCGCGGATCTTGCTCGGATGGGCCAAAGATTTGGGCTGTAATTTTGTGCGACTGGCGCATTATCCGCACAACGAATGGATGACCCGGGTGGCGGATGAACTGGGTTTGATGCTGTGGTCCGAGATACCGGTGTACTGGACGATACAGTGGAAGAACCAGCACACCTATGAAAATGCGGAAAATCAATTGACGGAAATGATCAACCGCGACAAAAACCGCGCGTCCGTGATTCTCTGGTCTATGGCCAATGAAACGCCGCTGTCGGAAGCGCGGCTCGATTTTCTGACCTCACTGGCGCAACAGGCGCGCGCTCTGGACCCGACTCGGCTGCTCACGGCGGCCATGGAACGGCATTACACGGACGAGTATACCCTGTTGATTGATGATCCCTTTGGTGAGGTCGTGGATGTGCTGGGCTGCAACGAATATATCGGCTGGTACGACGGGCTGCCCGCCAAATGCGATAGTATCACCTGGACGAGCGCCTACAACAAGCCCGTGATCATCAGTGAATTTGGCGCTGGCGCGCTGTACAATATGCATGGAGACTCTCTGACGCGCTGGTCCGAGGAATTTCAGGCCTCTGTTTATCGACACAATATCGATATGCTGAACAAAGTGGATTTTATTCAGGGCATGACCCCCTGGATTCTCAAGGATTTTCGCTCCCCGCGCCGCCCCCTGCCACGTATTCAGGATTTCTGGAACCGCAAGGGATTGATTTCGGACCAGGGTCAGAGGAAACTGGCGTTTTATGAGCTGCAAAAATACTATAAATGTAAAGCCGAATAA
- a CDS encoding sulfatase — MSTRRQFLKSGAAAALLATGWQTKTVHADPEKPNFVLFIGDDISVSDFGCYGHPTIRTPNVDQLAAGGIRFTNMCLTTSSCSPTRTSLITGRYPHNTGAPELHMTDAPYLKDLPQFPHELRKAGYFTAQAGKWHFNGDVTHSFDQKYEGGVSGAVNWVKSLQERPKDKPFFMWFAAIDAHRDWDLAMTEGPHLPEDAVVPPYQVDGVGTRTDLAHYYDEVHRYDTNIGKVVDELEKQGVYENTVIIVMTDNGRPFPRDKTWLYDSGIKTPFVVHAPWKWKEPSVVSGLASTIDLAPTLLELAGVPVPASLQGVSLLPMLDNPDRTLRDFAFAERNWHGQRYHERMLRHGEFVYIRNQLPQYTGFNIIHYGKLFQSAYLELVEHQKRGQLNLAQCRVLDKPRHPEELYNVTTDPHQLNNLALEPDYAETLQLMRRVLDQWTEETGDTVPPVEDMTPDRNDRETWEPIWNSGRPQGGVVPGQSTQAWTINRRGPVRADDVEG, encoded by the coding sequence ATGTCAACCCGACGTCAATTTTTAAAATCCGGTGCCGCGGCAGCACTGTTGGCAACTGGATGGCAGACCAAAACTGTTCATGCTGATCCGGAAAAACCGAATTTTGTGCTGTTTATTGGTGATGATATATCTGTATCGGATTTCGGCTGTTACGGCCATCCGACCATACGGACCCCGAATGTGGATCAATTGGCTGCCGGGGGCATTCGCTTTACCAATATGTGTCTGACCACCAGTTCCTGCAGTCCCACCCGCACCAGTCTGATTACCGGCCGCTATCCGCATAACACCGGCGCGCCGGAACTGCACATGACCGATGCCCCGTATTTGAAAGACCTGCCGCAGTTTCCGCATGAACTGCGCAAGGCCGGTTACTTTACCGCTCAGGCCGGCAAGTGGCATTTCAATGGTGACGTCACTCATTCTTTTGATCAAAAATATGAGGGGGGTGTCAGTGGAGCGGTAAACTGGGTGAAAAGTTTACAGGAACGTCCCAAAGACAAACCGTTTTTCATGTGGTTTGCAGCGATTGATGCGCATCGGGACTGGGATTTGGCTATGACCGAAGGCCCGCATCTCCCGGAGGACGCGGTAGTGCCGCCGTATCAGGTGGACGGTGTGGGGACGCGCACGGATCTGGCGCATTATTATGATGAAGTGCACCGTTATGATACCAATATCGGCAAGGTGGTCGATGAACTTGAAAAGCAGGGCGTCTATGAAAACACGGTGATCATTGTCATGACGGACAACGGTCGGCCGTTTCCGCGTGACAAAACCTGGCTCTATGACAGCGGTATCAAAACACCGTTTGTCGTGCATGCGCCGTGGAAATGGAAAGAGCCTTCTGTTGTTTCCGGACTGGCCAGTACGATTGATCTGGCGCCCACCCTTCTGGAACTTGCCGGGGTTCCGGTACCGGCATCCCTGCAGGGCGTGAGTCTGCTGCCCATGCTCGATAATCCGGATCGAACGCTACGTGATTTCGCCTTTGCCGAACGCAACTGGCACGGTCAGCGCTATCATGAGCGCATGCTGCGACATGGCGAATTCGTCTATATCCGCAATCAATTGCCGCAGTATACCGGATTCAACATTATCCATTACGGCAAACTGTTCCAGTCCGCTTATCTGGAACTGGTGGAACATCAGAAACGCGGACAATTGAACCTGGCCCAGTGTCGGGTTCTTGACAAGCCGAGGCATCCGGAGGAACTTTACAATGTAACAACCGATCCACATCAGCTGAACAATCTGGCTCTGGAACCGGACTATGCGGAGACCCTGCAGTTGATGCGACGTGTTCTGGATCAGTGGACCGAGGAAACCGGCGATACCGTGCCCCCGGTTGAAGACATGACCCCGGACCGCAATGACCGTGAAACCTGGGAACCCATCTGGAACAGTGGCAGACCGCAAGGCGGTGTGGTGCCGGGCCAAAGTACGCAGGCCTGGACGATAAATCGACGCGGTCCGGTGCGCGCTGATGATGTAGAAGGGTAG
- a CDS encoding YbaN family protein — translation MKYSLRNILLVSAGLISFVLGAVGVVLPLLPTTPFLLLSAACFIRSSDRLYSWLIGHRYFGEYIRRYREHRAVTRRNKIVSISLLWIVISISAFTAVQSWWLRGLLFVIATGVTVHILSLNTWKDDDQ, via the coding sequence ATGAAATACTCTTTGCGCAACATACTGCTGGTTTCGGCAGGATTGATCTCGTTTGTACTGGGAGCGGTCGGAGTGGTTCTGCCTCTTCTGCCCACGACCCCGTTTCTGCTGCTGTCGGCCGCCTGTTTTATCCGCAGTTCGGACCGTCTGTATTCATGGCTGATTGGGCACCGGTATTTCGGTGAATACATTCGCCGTTACCGGGAACACCGTGCGGTGACCCGGAGGAACAAAATTGTATCCATCTCGCTGCTGTGGATCGTGATCAGCATATCCGCGTTCACGGCCGTACAAAGCTGGTGGCTGCGCGGACTGCTGTTTGTAATTGCGACCGGTGTGACGGTGCATATCCTGTCTTTGAATACCTGGAAGGATGATGATCAGTAA